Part of the Labilibaculum antarcticum genome, AATCGCAAAATAGTCTGCTTATCATTAAACATTAAAATATCAATTATCGATAGATTAGGGATGAATTTATTTCCAGCCTGGGCGTATTCTATTTTTCCTGTTTTAATAAAATATAAATCAATTCCTTTATCCTTGAAATATTCCTTTTGATATAATTTCCGTCCGCCAACAGTATTAACATAAGTCTTGTAACCAAACTGTTTAGTGATATCAATTAATCTATCGGCCTTTTCTTTATCAGCATTTAAAGGAGAGCAAATTGATGACTTACTCCATTTAATTGTTTTGTGTAAATACTCATGAACAGCAAGAATTGAAGCAATGCCCATATCACCAATATTTTCATACTCCTTTTTGCAAACATTTTCTATCAGTTCTATCACCTCCTTATAGTAAGGGGCTTTTGAATAAGAGTACTTCATCTGAAGAAATAATTTCCTTTTGAATTTTTCATCCGGGATTGGTTTCACCTCATTTATTTTCTTGTTCTGGCTGCCTTTAGACACCGGTATCGTAAATAAGAAATCGGAACCATTCAATAAAATCCGATTTCGGTTCACCCAGCCTCTCTTTATATAGTTTACGTCATCATAAAAAACAATTTCACTTGCGGCCTCTATTAATTGAAAATATCCTATATAAGGAAATACATAGGGCTGCATTATCGCAAGCATATCCGCCCCAATTAGCCCTTTATTCTTTGGACTTTCCTTGTCAGTTGAAATGTATGCTACTGATTGGTAATCCATCTGAGAACTACATTGTTTAGGCTAAGCTATAATCTTAAGTTTTTTCCTCGATGTGTACAAGAAACAGAAAATAGAATCGAACATTTTGTATCTGGAAAGTATTCGGTACAAATATTCATTCCCTGTCGCTTTTTCTTTAAAATAGGTACTGCACTCCTGTCTTAAATCCTCTTTCTTTAAGAAAATGGCATATTTCAAAAGTTCTCTATGATAAATATTTGATACAAAAGGCAGTAAATGCTTTCGATCAAATTTCTCGATATAATATTTTTTTATAAGATATCTGTCTTTAAAAAAACGATAATCTCCATTCCAATCTAATTTATGGGTGACTGAATCGTCGTGAATCCGATACGTAATTGTATCGTCTTTCATGTAATGAACTTTCGTAGCCGCTGCTATCTCAATCCATAAGGGATAATCACCCATTTTCCATTTTTCATCAACAATTTTCTTCCCAATATTAATTTTTTGAAGCAATTCATTTCTCATGCATACCGTTGCGGTTGCCATGTGATTTCCTTTTAATACATCGTCTAAAACATTACCCGTTGGCAACATTTCCTCACCCCGAAGACTCTTGATTGTTTTTCCATCTTTAACACATGAAAGATTGGTGTGTACCATTCCGTAATCATGATTCGCTTCTAAAAAATCAACCTGCTTTTGTAATTTATATGGATCGGTCCAAAAATCATCACCTTCACAAAAAGCAACGTATTTCCCTTTGCAGGCAAGGTCTGTTCTATGATCATTTGTCGCAGCACCCACATTTTTTTCAGAGGTGATGATACGAATTACATCAGGGTATTTAGCGGCATATTCCTGAACAATTTTCATCGTATTATCGGTACTGCAATCCTCACCAATAATGTATTCAAACGAGAAGTTGGTTTTTTGCATCATGATTCCTTCAATGCACTGTGCAATGAACTTTTCATGATTGTAGGTAATCGTTTTTATACTAACAAAAGGGGTTGTCATATTTTTAGGATTTTAATTGATGATTTTTTTCTAAAACAGGTAGTAAAACAGTACAAATTCGCTCCATATCTTCTAAGGAATATCGCTGATCGACCGGAAGAGGAAGTATGTATTTTGCCAGTTTGTAATCCAAACTATTTGCAGGACATTCCTCCATTATATTTGGCCAGTAGCTGGCAACAAATATTTTATTTTGAATCAATTCCTTTCGCAGATCTTCATTTTCCAAATACAAAGGATAAACCATTGGACCCTTAACATCTAAAACTGAAAGATCAATTTGATTCACCTCGGAAAATTGCTGATGCAAATACAGAAAATTTTCTTCTCGACGTTGTTTGGCTTTGGAGTAATCGATTTGACTTAAAAGGAATTGAGTGAGCTCCGACATATGCAAAATGGGCTGATTCGAGAGCTTTACACGATTGTCCTGAAAATCGGAATATCCGCTTTCGGCACCTAATTCCAGACGTTTCAGCAAATGTGACATTCTATCCCATGAAAAATCCATTTTTAATTCTTCCTTTACATTCAAGTTACTTAGCAAATAAGCACCATCGGGAACACCAAAAAACTTACGTGCCGAATAAAATGTTCCTAAGGACGAAACACTATCCGAAAAAAAGGCTTGAGAATTGTCGACAATCAGATTCTCAATTTGATGACTCAACTCCCGAACAGCAAGATCCTTAACGCCAAAGTAATTGATATAAAGAAGCACCTCGTCCATTTTGGGAAGCTTGCTTAGAACAGGATTCAAATTCTGATCGATTGAATAATATTCATATTCAACATTCAGTTTTTTTATGGGTTCCAAAAGCACTTTACAAGAGAATTTTGGCAGATATATTTTTTTGAAATTACCCGCCCGAATCAAATATTCAAGACAATTTCTGCCTGTATTCAATTTGAGTAAATCGGGATAATATTCCTGCCCGTCCACTCTCTCCAATTCAAAATAGCCACCTATCGCTTTCATTTCAAATAGCTAGTCTATGGGTGTTTATTTTACTTACAAGACGTATCTCCTCCGATTCGAGTTCAATCTGAATGTATTTTGCGCTATTATCTATTGTTTCAATCATTTCATCCATCGACGAAAATTGGAACAATAAAACCCCAATGCTTGCATTCGAGCCCTGAAAAGATTGTACAGAATCTCCTGTATTTTTGAAAATATGCTTCTCTAAAATATTTTCATACAATTCCGGAGCTATTTTAATCTCTTTTAAAATTCCATCGCGATCGCTGTGTAAAACATAGTAAGCAAAAAAACCTTTTTTACAAATCGTATTTACACTAATTTTCTCGCCCATGGCTGCCCCAAGGGTAGCATTCACCATATTAAATCCTGAAGCATATTCCTCTAACTGAGGTACCAAATTGCCACCATTCCGAGGGCCAATTTCCATTAAAAAAATTCGGTCATCCTCATCAATCCTCACTTCAATATTAAAAGCTCCATGCTTTATATCAAGCAAATTGAATAAGCGCTGCAATTCCGATTCAATTCTGCTCATAATATCCGATGAATGAACAGATGGTAATGTTGTCGAATAGGGAACAAATGGATTTACTTTTTCATCGTAATGATGATCACCCAAATAACTGAAGAATAATTTTCCTTCAAATACAAATGCATCGCCGTGAATCTGAGGCCCTTTTTTAACAAGATACTCTTCAATCACAATCCTTTTGACTCTCGAAAAACTCATCGCATACTCAAAAGCGCTTACCAGTTCGCTGTCCGAACTAATCTTACAAACACCTTTACTTCCCGATGAATCGACTGGTTTTATCATAACCGGAAATGAAAAATCGTCTATTTCCAATAAAACATCCACCAGTGTATCAAAACCCATTGATTTTGGCAGATTAAATCCATTTTGCGAAAGAAAAACGCGATACAAATCTTTTTCAGCTAAAATTTTCACCGATTGATACGGATTTCCAGGCAGTTTCAATTTTTCGGCTACGTATGCTGCTGTTGGAGCGGCCGGATCTGAAGCGTAGGCAACTATGCCGTCAATTTTCAATTTCTCAGCCAATTCGAGCACTAATTCTTTATTTGTAGTACTGATATTGTAGTACTCATCGGCATATTGATGCCCAGGATTTTCAGGCACATAATCACATGTTATTACATGATATCCCATTTCCTTTGCTGCAAGAACAGAAGGCACCTGAAAATAAGATCCTCCAAGCAGTAAGATTCGTTTCTTATTCATCGCTCTATTCTATATTTCTCTTAATTTGACTATATACTTTCAAATGGCTTACTCTGGCCTTAACCCGAACCATTCCTTCAATAATCGACACTATCCTTTCGACAACCTCATCGGCTAAATCGGGATACAATGGCAAACAAATTACCTGCCTTGATATTTCATGGGCAATGTCTAAACCTTTGGCTGATGGCAATCCCCTGTATGCGGGAAATTCGCTGATCAATGGGTAAAAATATCTTCGCCCGTATATGTTGTTATTTTTCAACTCTTCATAAACATCATCTCTCGAGCTACCAAGCTCTGATTTATCAATAAAAATTGGGAAATAAGAATAGTTGTAATCCACATCAACAGGATTTTCGAGATAGCGAACCCCTGGAATATCTTGTAAACCTTTACGGTATTTCTCAGTAATGTGCTGCCTTCCATCAATTGCTGAATCGAAATATTTTAATTGAAGTAAACCGTAAGCCGCTTGCAATTCATTCATTTTAGCATTAATACCAGGAGCAACCACGGTTGTTTCATCAGCAATTCCAAAATTTTTTAGATAATCGATTCGCTTTTTTGTCTTTAAATCATGACAAATGATAGCTCCTCCTTCGATGGTATTGAAAACTTTGGTTGCATGAAAACTTAGAATCGATAAATCGCCATAATTCAAAACACTAGTTCCTTTGTATTTCACACCAAATGCATGAGCCGCATCGTAAATTACCCGTAAACCATAGCGGTCAGCCAAATTTTGAATTTCTTCCACATCACATGGATTTCCATATACATGAACTGGTAAAATCGCGGTTGTCTCAGGTGTAATGGCAGCTTCGATCAATTTAATATCCAGATTGCAATAATCGGCTTCGATATCGACAAAAACAGGTTTTATGCCATTCCACCATAAAGAGTGAGTGGTTGCCACAAAACTATAAGGTGTCGTAATTACTTCACCCTTTATTTTCAGGCATTGTAGAGCCGCCATTAAAGCCAAGGTGCCATTGGAAAACAGCGACACGTATGGTACTCCAAGAAAAGTAGCAAGTGCCTTTTCAAATTCCTGATGATATTTGCCATTATTGGTCAACCATCTGCTATCCCAAATATCCTCTAACAAGGGTATGAACTCCTGTAGTGGAGGCAATTGAGGTCGAGTAACTAATATTTTATTTTTTTCCATCTTTTTAGAGGTATTACTTCTTTTAAAATCAGCAATCCATCGGTCAAAGCTTCTTGTTTAGTAGCGATTGCCAACAGCAAATATGATCCGATACCTATTAGTATCTGGAAAGAGAGAATAATAATCTGATTTTCGAAAACCCAGCCAATTGTCATGAAAGCAACCATTCCTAAACTGATATAAAAAGTTTGACTAATGTCTTTTAGCTGGTTGGGAATGGTATAGGAAATTAATTTTCCTGTATAAAATGCATTTATAAAAAAGCTAATAAATGAGGTACAGATTTGACCTATCACCAAGCCCATTATTCCCCAATTAAGGCCAATTAAAATGGCTACTACTATGAAGGATTTTTTAATAATCTCAAGGTACAAGAATAGGTCCGATCGGCCTTTCACCTTTAGTATGTTCAAATTTGAAGCATGCAAAGTGTAAATCATTCCTGCAATACACAACAACTGAAAATAAGGAACAGATGGTGACCATTTTTCTCCTAGAACTAAAACTAAAAGAGGATCCGCAACTACAGCCAATCCAAGCATTAAAGGGAAATTAACAAAAACCAAAAGTTTAATCAGCTTTCGAAATCCTTGTTTTAATTTTTCGTTATCGTCCTGTATTTTTGA contains:
- a CDS encoding ATP-grasp domain-containing protein, producing MNKKRILLLGGSYFQVPSVLAAKEMGYHVITCDYVPENPGHQYADEYYNISTTNKELVLELAEKLKIDGIVAYASDPAAPTAAYVAEKLKLPGNPYQSVKILAEKDLYRVFLSQNGFNLPKSMGFDTLVDVLLEIDDFSFPVMIKPVDSSGSKGVCKISSDSELVSAFEYAMSFSRVKRIVIEEYLVKKGPQIHGDAFVFEGKLFFSYLGDHHYDEKVNPFVPYSTTLPSVHSSDIMSRIESELQRLFNLLDIKHGAFNIEVRIDEDDRIFLMEIGPRNGGNLVPQLEEYASGFNMVNATLGAAMGEKISVNTICKKGFFAYYVLHSDRDGILKEIKIAPELYENILEKHIFKNTGDSVQSFQGSNASIGVLLFQFSSMDEMIETIDNSAKYIQIELESEEIRLVSKINTHRLAI
- a CDS encoding WbqC family protein yields the protein MDYQSVAYISTDKESPKNKGLIGADMLAIMQPYVFPYIGYFQLIEAASEIVFYDDVNYIKRGWVNRNRILLNGSDFLFTIPVSKGSQNKKINEVKPIPDEKFKRKLFLQMKYSYSKAPYYKEVIELIENVCKKEYENIGDMGIASILAVHEYLHKTIKWSKSSICSPLNADKEKADRLIDITKQFGYKTYVNTVGGRKLYQKEYFKDKGIDLYFIKTGKIEYAQAGNKFIPNLSIIDILMFNDKQTILRFFKNYILI
- a CDS encoding aspartate aminotransferase family protein, producing the protein MKAIGGYFELERVDGQEYYPDLLKLNTGRNCLEYLIRAGNFKKIYLPKFSCKVLLEPIKKLNVEYEYYSIDQNLNPVLSKLPKMDEVLLYINYFGVKDLAVRELSHQIENLIVDNSQAFFSDSVSSLGTFYSARKFFGVPDGAYLLSNLNVKEELKMDFSWDRMSHLLKRLELGAESGYSDFQDNRVKLSNQPILHMSELTQFLLSQIDYSKAKQRREENFLYLHQQFSEVNQIDLSVLDVKGPMVYPLYLENEDLRKELIQNKIFVASYWPNIMEECPANSLDYKLAKYILPLPVDQRYSLEDMERICTVLLPVLEKNHQLKS
- a CDS encoding glycosyltransferase, which codes for MTTPFVSIKTITYNHEKFIAQCIEGIMMQKTNFSFEYIIGEDCSTDNTMKIVQEYAAKYPDVIRIITSEKNVGAATNDHRTDLACKGKYVAFCEGDDFWTDPYKLQKQVDFLEANHDYGMVHTNLSCVKDGKTIKSLRGEEMLPTGNVLDDVLKGNHMATATVCMRNELLQKINIGKKIVDEKWKMGDYPLWIEIAAATKVHYMKDDTITYRIHDDSVTHKLDWNGDYRFFKDRYLIKKYYIEKFDRKHLLPFVSNIYHRELLKYAIFLKKEDLRQECSTYFKEKATGNEYLYRILSRYKMFDSIFCFLYTSRKKLKIIA
- a CDS encoding DegT/DnrJ/EryC1/StrS family aminotransferase, translating into MEKNKILVTRPQLPPLQEFIPLLEDIWDSRWLTNNGKYHQEFEKALATFLGVPYVSLFSNGTLALMAALQCLKIKGEVITTPYSFVATTHSLWWNGIKPVFVDIEADYCNLDIKLIEAAITPETTAILPVHVYGNPCDVEEIQNLADRYGLRVIYDAAHAFGVKYKGTSVLNYGDLSILSFHATKVFNTIEGGAIICHDLKTKKRIDYLKNFGIADETTVVAPGINAKMNELQAAYGLLQLKYFDSAIDGRQHITEKYRKGLQDIPGVRYLENPVDVDYNYSYFPIFIDKSELGSSRDDVYEELKNNNIYGRRYFYPLISEFPAYRGLPSAKGLDIAHEISRQVICLPLYPDLADEVVERIVSIIEGMVRVKARVSHLKVYSQIKRNIE